A region from the uncultured Sunxiuqinia sp. genome encodes:
- a CDS encoding translation initiation factor has translation MAKDWKERLGVVYSTNPDFGYNKEEQEKEETLPPRKQDLRVSLDKKNRKGKAVTLVTGFVGNDNDLKDLSKLLKTNCGVGGSAKEGEILVQGDLRDKVVQILQKEGYKVKRSGG, from the coding sequence ATGGCAAAAGATTGGAAAGAGCGTTTGGGAGTAGTTTATTCGACCAATCCTGATTTTGGTTACAACAAAGAAGAACAGGAGAAGGAGGAAACTTTGCCGCCCCGAAAACAGGATTTGAGAGTCAGCCTGGACAAGAAAAATCGCAAAGGTAAGGCTGTAACATTAGTTACCGGATTTGTAGGCAATGATAACGATTTAAAAGATTTGAGCAAATTGCTAAAAACCAATTGTGGAGTGGGAGGCTCAGCTAAAGAAGGGGAGATTCTTGTTCAGGGCGATTTACGTGATAAAGTCGTTCAAATTCTTCAAAAGGAAGGTTATAAAGTGAAGCGATCGGGAGGGTGA
- a CDS encoding carbonic anhydrase, producing MAGLVEIISKKDIFPEYQNTPIGLLLEYHNLNKRFSNYEAPKLLIGMCMDNRKNLWIPENFAYIIRSGGANLFYHEFQVSFAIGVGNIQHIALIGHTNCEMVQLDSRKDEFIAGMAKNAGWTLENAQMHFENLSPFFEIGNSVDFLLAEAGRLRRRYPKVTIAPLFFDAENSKLYQIEKK from the coding sequence ATGGCAGGACTAGTTGAAATTATTTCAAAGAAAGATATATTCCCCGAATACCAAAATACACCAATTGGCTTACTGTTGGAATACCATAATTTAAACAAACGATTTTCGAACTATGAAGCTCCTAAACTGCTGATTGGCATGTGCATGGACAACCGCAAAAACTTATGGATTCCGGAGAATTTCGCCTACATTATTCGCTCAGGGGGAGCCAACCTTTTTTATCACGAATTTCAGGTTTCCTTTGCGATTGGCGTCGGGAATATTCAACATATCGCCTTGATTGGACATACCAATTGTGAGATGGTTCAGCTGGATTCCAGAAAGGATGAGTTTATTGCAGGGATGGCTAAGAATGCTGGATGGACTCTGGAAAATGCGCAAATGCATTTTGAAAATCTATCACCTTTTTTTGAGATTGGCAACTCAGTTGACTTTCTGCTGGCAGAAGCTGGAAGACTACGTAGGCGATATCCGAAAGTAACGATTGCACCCTTATTTTTTGATGCAGAAAACAGCAAGCTTTATCAAATTGAAAAAAAATAA
- a CDS encoding M48 family metallopeptidase translates to MKQIILVVTVGILSACSTVPLTNRKQFTAIPTAQMLTLSNQSYSQVLQEENSIRNTNESQAIARVGRRIANAVEVYLASIDRKALIDGYEWEFNLIKSDALNAWCMPGGKIAFYTGILPICQNDNGIAVVMAHEVAHAIAKHGNERMSQQLVLQMGGTALSEALKESKETTMQIAMTAFGLGAQLGVTLPYSRKHESEADELGLYFMAMANYDPREAPEFWIRMMSQSEGNPPEFLSTHPNPQKRINNLKRLMPKAMEYYRN, encoded by the coding sequence ATGAAACAAATTATCTTGGTCGTCACTGTCGGAATTCTCTCTGCATGCAGTACGGTTCCGCTAACAAACCGGAAACAGTTTACAGCAATTCCAACGGCTCAAATGCTCACGCTTAGTAACCAGAGTTACAGTCAGGTGCTGCAGGAAGAGAATAGCATTCGTAATACCAATGAAAGTCAAGCAATTGCCAGAGTCGGAAGACGCATTGCCAATGCTGTTGAAGTGTACCTCGCAAGTATTGATAGAAAAGCCTTGATTGATGGTTATGAATGGGAATTCAACCTGATAAAAAGTGATGCACTTAACGCTTGGTGCATGCCAGGTGGAAAGATCGCATTTTACACAGGTATTCTCCCCATTTGTCAGAACGATAACGGAATAGCCGTTGTGATGGCCCACGAGGTAGCTCATGCTATTGCCAAGCACGGTAATGAGCGTATGTCACAGCAGCTTGTCCTCCAGATGGGAGGTACTGCACTCTCTGAAGCATTAAAGGAAAGCAAAGAAACGACCATGCAAATAGCCATGACTGCCTTTGGCCTTGGCGCGCAGCTTGGTGTAACATTACCTTATAGCCGAAAGCATGAAAGTGAAGCTGACGAACTGGGCCTTTATTTTATGGCAATGGCTAATTATGACCCCAGAGAAGCACCAGAATTTTGGATACGAATGATGAGCCAAAGCGAAGGAAATCCTCCAGAGTTTTTATCGACCCACCCGAACCCACAAAAACGAATAAACAACCTGAAACGGCTGATGCCTAAAGCAATGGAATATTATAGAAATTAA
- a CDS encoding TonB-dependent receptor produces the protein MKRLGLILLMQCFVVYSFAEYSLRGTVLSESGEKLVGANLMLSGSYKGTSTNENGKYEFEKLKAGTYTLKVTYIGYEPKSISVNVDGETERNIRLEPRHIMAEEVLVSATRAGDKTPVAKTTVNQSTIESRNMGQDIPYLLTMTPSYVATSDAGAGVGYTNFRIRGTDLNRINVTVNGIPMNDAESHGTWFVDIPDLAGSIENIQIQRGVGTSTNGAAAFGATINLQTSTLNKDAYAEYRTSVGSFNTFKNSVSAGTGLLKDHFTFDVRLSKVNSDGFIDRASADLKSFFTSAGYYSENTVIKVNVFSGFEKTYQAWYGVPSAKLNNDVAGLERYRDHWLWNSHSARANEEQFDHVMNSDARTYNFYTYENEVDHYQQDHYQLHFSHQLNDFLNINAALHYTYGRGYYENYEYDEDFTDYQMTVPEGVEVTDLVARKWLDNDFYGATFSLNYERNNSAFTFGGGHSTYDGDHFGNVIWAQYMGENEKDHEWYRGTGLKKDFNVFGKYGYQLTEAFNLFADLQYRHIDYDIDGIDDDLRDLTQSHQYDFFNPKFGVFYRPSNAQEAYLSYAVAHREPTRSNFVDADPAGKQPVSETLRDLEAGYTYKTSTFLVGANLYYMSYEDQLIQTGEINDVGAPIMVNADDSYRAGIELAGGLKITRSLNWDGNVTFSQNKIKDFTEYVDNWDAGGQAAFSLGETNLAFSPNVIVNSQLKFKPAPAFSLSLLSNYVGDQYIDNTSSEDRKLDAWFINSLKIEYTSNCKFFDEVKLHLMVNNLFDVEYESNAWVYSYIYGDERYKMDGYFPQAGTHFFAGIDFKF, from the coding sequence ATGAAAAGATTAGGATTAATACTGCTGATGCAGTGTTTTGTCGTGTATTCATTTGCAGAGTATTCACTTCGTGGAACTGTGTTGAGTGAATCAGGAGAAAAATTGGTTGGGGCCAACCTGATGTTGTCGGGAAGCTACAAAGGAACTTCAACGAACGAGAATGGTAAGTACGAGTTCGAGAAACTTAAAGCTGGTACTTATACCTTGAAGGTGACCTACATTGGTTACGAACCCAAAAGTATTTCTGTGAATGTGGATGGAGAAACAGAGCGAAACATCCGCTTGGAGCCACGTCATATTATGGCTGAAGAAGTGTTGGTTTCGGCAACTCGTGCAGGAGATAAAACGCCTGTAGCGAAAACCACAGTCAACCAATCAACCATCGAAAGCCGAAATATGGGACAGGATATACCTTATTTGCTGACCATGACACCGTCGTATGTGGCGACATCGGATGCAGGTGCAGGAGTCGGGTATACCAATTTCCGAATTCGTGGAACCGATTTAAATCGAATCAATGTTACCGTAAATGGTATTCCCATGAACGATGCCGAATCGCATGGAACATGGTTTGTTGATATACCTGACTTAGCCGGATCGATCGAAAATATCCAGATACAGCGGGGAGTTGGAACTTCGACCAATGGTGCTGCGGCTTTTGGAGCCACGATTAATCTGCAAACATCAACGTTGAACAAAGATGCCTATGCCGAGTATCGGACTTCGGTTGGTTCGTTTAATACATTTAAAAACTCGGTAAGTGCCGGAACAGGTTTGTTAAAAGACCATTTTACCTTTGATGTTCGTTTATCGAAGGTAAATTCTGATGGTTTTATTGATCGGGCTTCAGCTGATCTGAAGTCATTTTTTACATCTGCCGGATATTATTCGGAGAACACGGTTATAAAAGTCAACGTATTTTCCGGTTTTGAGAAGACTTACCAGGCGTGGTATGGTGTGCCTTCAGCAAAACTGAACAATGATGTTGCAGGATTGGAGCGTTATCGCGATCATTGGTTATGGAACTCACATTCGGCTCGGGCGAACGAAGAACAATTTGATCACGTCATGAATTCTGATGCCAGAACATACAATTTTTATACGTATGAAAATGAAGTAGACCATTATCAGCAAGATCACTATCAATTGCATTTTTCTCATCAGTTGAATGACTTCCTGAATATCAACGCGGCATTGCACTACACCTATGGTCGTGGCTATTACGAAAACTATGAATATGATGAAGATTTCACCGATTATCAGATGACAGTTCCTGAAGGAGTTGAAGTGACAGACCTTGTTGCCAGAAAATGGTTGGACAATGATTTCTATGGGGCTACTTTTTCGTTGAATTACGAAAGAAATAATTCAGCATTCACTTTCGGAGGAGGTCATAGTACATATGATGGCGATCATTTTGGAAATGTGATTTGGGCTCAGTACATGGGCGAGAATGAAAAGGACCATGAATGGTACCGGGGAACCGGATTGAAAAAAGACTTCAATGTGTTTGGGAAATATGGTTACCAACTCACAGAGGCTTTCAATTTATTTGCTGATCTACAGTATCGCCATATTGATTACGATATTGATGGCATTGATGATGATTTGCGGGATTTGACACAGTCGCATCAGTACGATTTTTTCAATCCTAAGTTTGGTGTTTTTTACCGGCCAAGCAATGCACAGGAAGCTTATTTGAGCTATGCCGTAGCTCACCGCGAGCCAACTCGAAGTAATTTTGTCGATGCTGATCCGGCCGGCAAACAGCCGGTTTCTGAAACCCTACGAGATCTGGAGGCTGGTTACACGTACAAAACATCAACCTTTTTAGTTGGAGCTAATTTGTATTATATGAGTTACGAAGATCAGTTGATTCAAACCGGTGAAATTAACGATGTTGGTGCTCCAATCATGGTCAATGCGGATGATAGCTATCGTGCCGGAATTGAATTAGCCGGGGGACTGAAAATTACGCGTAGTCTGAATTGGGATGGAAACGTGACTTTCAGCCAAAATAAAATAAAAGATTTTACGGAGTATGTTGATAATTGGGACGCTGGGGGACAAGCAGCCTTTAGTTTAGGTGAAACTAATTTAGCATTTTCTCCAAATGTAATTGTCAATAGCCAATTGAAATTTAAACCAGCACCTGCATTCAGCTTAAGTTTACTATCAAACTATGTTGGCGATCAGTATATTGATAATACCTCAAGCGAGGATCGTAAACTGGATGCTTGGTTTATCAATAGTTTGAAAATTGAATATACGAGCAACTGCAAATTCTTTGATGAAGTTAAGTTGCATTTAATGGTCAATAATCTGTTTGATGTGGAATACGAAAGTAATGCTTGGGTTTATTCCTATATTTACGGCGACGAGCGCTACAAAATGGACGGATATTTTCCACAAGCCGGAACTCATTTCTTTGCCGGAATAGATTTCAAATTTTAG